One Setaria viridis chromosome 5, Setaria_viridis_v4.0, whole genome shotgun sequence genomic region harbors:
- the LOC117859173 gene encoding large ribosomal subunit protein eL36x has product MAPTQAKSGLFVGINKGHIVTKRELPLRPSDRKGKATKRVTFVRSLIREVAGFAPYEKRITELLKVGKDKRALKVAKRKLGTHKRAKKKREEMANVVRKMRSGGGAADKKK; this is encoded by the exons atggcgccgacACAGGCCAAGTCAGGTCTCTTCGTCGGCATCAACAAGGGGCACATTGTCACCAAGCGCGAGCTGCCGCTTCGCCCGTCCGACCGCAAGGGT AAAGCTACTAAGAGGGTGACTTTCGTCAGAAGCCTGATTAGGGAGGTTGCTGGATTTGCCCCCTATGAGAAACGTATCACTGAGCTTCTGAAGGTTGGGAAGGACAAGCGTGCACTTAAGGTGGCCAAGAGAAAGCTTGGTACTCACAAGAGagcaaagaagaagagagaggagatggCAAATGTCGTCAGGAAGATGAG gtctggtggtggtgctgcggaCAAGAAGAAATAG